One Triticum dicoccoides isolate Atlit2015 ecotype Zavitan chromosome 5B, WEW_v2.0, whole genome shotgun sequence genomic window carries:
- the LOC119306467 gene encoding uncharacterized protein LOC119306467 has protein sequence MANFRMDDDDELFHRYDPEVLAANDIDYPPRDARMRIKWWAFLMQVEGNLRLTNMSVPSAKIIRYPDQMEKAWGWWRLLPIYQGLGPDMPLYREYLCEYYLRNPPESVDDSACTRHKFVVRSAWTNENGRLIPLAGKVI, from the exons ATGGCGAACTTCAGGATGGACGACGACGACGAGTTGTTCCACCGCTACGACCCTGAGGTGTTGGCCGCCAACGACATCGACTATCCCCCCCGCGATGCTAGGATGCGCATCAAGTGGTGGGCTTTTCTGATGCAAGTGGAGGGTAATTTGAGACTTACAAATATGTCGGTACCTTCGGCAAAGATCATCAGGTACCCAG ATCAAATGGAGAAGGCATGGGGATGGTGGAGGCTGCTGCCGATCTATCAGGGCCTCGGTCCGGACATGCCCCTCTACCGGGAGTACCTCTGCGAGTACTACCTCCGCAATCCTCCTGAATCTGTTGATGACTCTGCCTGTACTCGGCACAAGTTTGTGGTCCGATCTGCATGGACAAATGAGAATGGCCGCCTCATTCCTCTCGCCGGCAAAGTAATCTAA
- the LOC119306468 gene encoding uncharacterized protein LOC119306468 has product MTSIFGRREYKGSGSIAAAAGAAMVGAAKEAKLLRENLSNLGCDEEMSASIREEACCILQDMHTEAFGANGKNSIAAADDGAEKSTRISTAGNLTCTAANGKEDCKRELGSNGCTEWNDDKENMESSNGNNIVAAAAGVGKSSRIRALGDLICTASSGKEDKKRTLSNGCTETNDAKENMENVNQKTGEEYVWKKKTEEEAYMETA; this is encoded by the exons atgacaagtattttcggacggagggagtacaaagggtCTGGATCCATCGCCGCTGCTGCTGGTGCCGCCATGGTG GGCGCTGCAAAGGAGGCCAAGCTGTTACGTGAGAATCTGAGCAATCTAGGCTGTGACGAAGAAATGTCTGCTTCCATTCGGGAGGAAGCCTGTTGCATTCTGCAGGACATGCACACTGAAGCTTTTGGTGCTAATGGGAAGAACAGCATTGCTGCTGCTGATGATGGAGCAGAGAAATCTACTAG GATCAGCACTGCTGGGAATTTGACTTGTACTGCAGCTAATGGCAAGGAAGATTGCAAGAGGGAGCTAGGAAGTAATGGTTGTACAGAATGGAATGATGATAAGGAAAACATGGAGAGTAGTAATGGGAACAacattgttgctgctgctgctggagtagGGAAATCTTCAAG GATCAGAGCTCTTGGGGATTTGATTTGTACTGCATCTAGTGGCAAGGAAGATAAGAAGAGGACACTAAGTAATGGGTGCACAGAAACGAATGATGCTAAGGAAAACATGGAGAATGTGAATCAGAAGACTGGGGAAGAATACGTGTGGAAAAAGAAGACCGAAGAAGAAGCTTACATGGAAA